The Coffea arabica cultivar ET-39 chromosome 9c, Coffea Arabica ET-39 HiFi, whole genome shotgun sequence nucleotide sequence CAGTATCTCTCCACTTCTGCACGAACTCTTTCCAGAACGCGAGGATGGGAATCCAGGAACGTTATAGCCCAGACCAATGAGGAAGTAGAAGCATCTTGAGCTGCGAATAAAAAGTCGAATAAATGGCCTCCGAGTTCTCTGTGGCTGTAACTCGACACCTTATCGCTATCACAGCCTTCCTTTTCAGCAATTTCAGCCCTTTCCCTTAGATTTTCCTGCATCCAGAAGTCAATCAGGCAAGTGGGCTCCTCCCCATTCTGCATTTTCTTCTCGCTTTCTTCCGCGCAAAGCTTAAGCGTTTCAATCAGCCTTTCAACAGCTAATCTGGCGTTTCTGAAGGCGAATCCCGGCAAGTCTATGGGGAGCTTCATCAAGCCGACATTGAAGAAATTGTAGTCAATGTTGAATCTGTCCCTTGCCTCACCTCCCAAGTAAGGCCCGACGAAGACGGTCTGGGAAGTTTCCAAGTTCATATCGCGGCAAAGAATGCGAAGTGGGATTGACTTTCCATCTGCCTTCTGAAGCCAGGATTTCAAGTGCTTGACAATTATGCGTTGCTGGATTGAAGTGTAGGTGGCTAAAGCCTTGGGAGTAAAATTTGGGGCGATGCGGCGCCTCAGGTCTTTGTGATCTTGACCGAACATGTAGATCAAATTATGCTCGCCGAAGAGTTTTTTCCCAAATGGGTGGCCTACAAGGTGGAAGGCATCCGGCCGGACATTGGCAAAGACTTTGTGAGAAAGCTCGGTTGAGTAGATGTAAAGAATGAATTTGCCGATGATGTAGTTTGTGGAGATTCCCAGAGGGGTGGATTTAGCCAAGGAGGATTGAGCGTCCCAGAATCTGGTCGGATTTGTAACTAAGGAAATTGCGTTACCTATGAATGGAAGAACAAGTGTTGGGCCAGGAAGGAAGCGTTTTCTTTTCAGATAAGAGATCTGCTCAAGAAGGAGAAGCAGAGCTACAAGAGCAACAAGATATGGTGTGTATTCTGATACAAAATTAGCCCATAGAGATTCCATTTCCTTTCTCTCTGTTACTCTCTTCTTTTTGGGAGACTTTGATTGAAGTTTTGAAGGAGGGGGGGGATTTGAAAGGAGTAATATAACAGTGGGGAAGGAATGGAGAAAAtggtcaagaaattggaaaGGGATAGGGCTAATGGGGGATAGATTGGGGGATGTGGTCAATTCAATGCAAGCGGCTTCTGgagaaaaagatgattgttGACTGGTTTCTGGCTGCTTGGATTTATTACCCTAAAAAGAAGCAATTGTACAGATTCTGAATCTTCTGCAGAAGAAGCAGGTTTGCAGGGGCAGGACTACtctgacccaaaaaaaaaaatggttgttTTCGCTTGTGTTCTAGAAGAATTAAAGCGGGAAAGATGGAGAATGGTAAAAGTTTTTGGACGGAGAATTCTAAGAGAGGCGATGATGCATTGCTGTTTTTGCTAGCGGAAGCGATGAAATCAGCAATGGCTGCTGGCTGGGTGGCTGCAGCAGTATGTAGGAAGGACTAAGGAAGCGAGAAAGGGTAGAAAATTATAGGCATTATGATATATGGGGATTTTGAGTGGTGGGGTTGAGATCCAGCTGGACTATTTGAGGAGATGATGTGGAAGACTTTAACATATTCGCATGAGACAAGCAAGGCTAAATGTGAAATCTTGAACTAGACTGCATTTCTttctcaggaaaatttcctgcTTGTTTTATCTCCCAAAGTGCAACTGCCACTATTACATTAATGTGTTTGGTTTTTGTCTTGGAAGTTGAAACAATCCAAACAATTTAACTGCCGCATTAATTTTCCAAAGGTATAGTATTCTAGTTTACAGGTAGgaaaatccaattaaattgtACAAGGAGTTGGAAGAAAAACAAACCCATCCAGATCAAAGGACTGTTTTgacttatttttttaatttttttattgcagATGTAAGATTTGCACCTCCAACGTACAGTCTAAACATATTCTTCTGTGTTATTTTTTCGGCTACCGCAATGCTATTGTATCAAAATA carries:
- the LOC113707807 gene encoding cytochrome P450 710A11-like, yielding MESLWANFVSEYTPYLVALVALLLLLEQISYLKRKRFLPGPTLVLPFIGNAISLVTNPTRFWDAQSSLAKSTPLGISTNYIIGKFILYIYSTELSHKVFANVRPDAFHLVGHPFGKKLFGEHNLIYMFGQDHKDLRRRIAPNFTPKALATYTSIQQRIIVKHLKSWLQKADGKSIPLRILCRDMNLETSQTVFVGPYLGGEARDRFNIDYNFFNVGLMKLPIDLPGFAFRNARLAVERLIETLKLCAEESEKKMQNGEEPTCLIDFWMQENLRERAEIAEKEGCDSDKVSSYSHRELGGHLFDFLFAAQDASTSSLVWAITFLDSHPRVLERVRAEVERYWNPESDEPIAAEQLREMKFTEAVAREVVRIRAPATMVPHIAGEDFALTENYVIPKGTIVFPSVFDSSFQGFIEPDRFDPDRFLEERQEARVYKKNFLAFGAGAHQCVGQRYAINHLMLFIAMFSTLIDFKRKRVDGCDDIAYVPTIVPKDDCKVFLSERCRRFPSLS